From the Streptomyces nodosus genome, the window CGACGAGCTGCTGGTCGCGTTCGGCCGGGTCGAGGAGCTCCTCGGCCGCTACCCGCTGCGCGGCGTCAAGGGCCCCGTCGGCACGGCGCAGGACATGCTCGACCTGCTCGGCGGCGACGCGGGCAAGCTCGCCGATCTGGAGCGCCGGATCGCCGGGCACCTGGGCTTCTCGCAGGCCTTCACCTCCGTCGGCCAGGTCTATCCGCGCTCGCTGGACTACGAGGTCGTCACCGCGCTGGTGCAGCTGGCGGCGGCGCCGTCCTCGCTGGCCAGGACGATCCGGCTGATGGCCGGACACGAGCTGGTGACCGAGGGCTTCAAGCCCGGCCAGGTCGGCTCCTCCGCGATGCCGCACAAGATGAACACTCGCTCCTGCGAGCGCGTCAACGGCCTGACGGTCGTCCTGCGCGGCTATGCCTCGATGACCGGCGAGCTGGCGGGCGACCAGTGGAACGAGGGCGATGTGTCCTGCTCGGTGGTGCGCCGGGTCGCCCTGCCTGACGCGTTCTTCGCGCTGGACGGCCTGCTCGAGACCTTCCTGACGGTGCTCGACGAGTTCGGCGCCTTCCCGGCGGTCGTGGCGCGTGAGCTGGACCGCTATCTGCCGTTCCTCGCCACGACCAAGGTGCTGATGGCCTCGGTGCGCGCGGGGGTCGGCCGCGAGGTCGCCCACGAGGCCATCAAGGAGAACGCCGTCGCCTGTGCCCTCGCGATGCGCGAGCAGGGCGCCGAGCGCAATGAGCTGCTGGACCGGCTGGCCGCCGACGAGCGCATCCCGCTGGACCGCGAACAGCTTCAGTCGCTGATGGCGGACCGGCTCTCCTTCACGGGCGCCGCCGCCGACCAGGTGGGCACGGTCGTCGGCCGCGTCGAGGAGATCGTGAAGCAGCACCCCGAGGCCGCCGGCTACACCCCGGGGGCGATCCTCTGACCCGGTTCACCCCGGCGGAGCTCGAGGCCGCCCGCGACCGTCTGGTACCGGACGTGATCGCGGACGGCCTGGGGGTCCTTTTCTGCGGTATCAACCCGGGCCTGATGACGGCGGCGACCGGCCACCACTTCGCCCGCCCGGGCAACCGCTTCTG encodes:
- the purB gene encoding adenylosuccinate lyase, whose translation is MTAAPAKPRIPNVLAGRYASAELATLWSPEHKVKLERQLWLAVLRAQKDLGIEVPDEAIADYERVLDQVDLASIAEREKVTRHDVKARIEEFNALAGHEQVHKGMTSRDLTENVEQLQIRLSLELMRDRTVAVLARLGKLAAEYRELVMAGRSHNVAAQATTLGKRFATAADELLVAFGRVEELLGRYPLRGVKGPVGTAQDMLDLLGGDAGKLADLERRIAGHLGFSQAFTSVGQVYPRSLDYEVVTALVQLAAAPSSLARTIRLMAGHELVTEGFKPGQVGSSAMPHKMNTRSCERVNGLTVVLRGYASMTGELAGDQWNEGDVSCSVVRRVALPDAFFALDGLLETFLTVLDEFGAFPAVVARELDRYLPFLATTKVLMASVRAGVGREVAHEAIKENAVACALAMREQGAERNELLDRLAADERIPLDREQLQSLMADRLSFTGAAADQVGTVVGRVEEIVKQHPEAAGYTPGAIL